One Polycladomyces zharkentensis genomic region harbors:
- a CDS encoding rhamnulokinase: MAIWRGFAVDLGASNGRTVIGEYDGERLFLREIKRFQNHPVGLGDTLYWDFLNLFSEIQESLVKACSEGLIPSTVGVDTWGVDFGLIDEYGELVANPRHYRNPQHGSVLDEVFARVPAKSLYEQTGIQILQINTVFQLKYLCLHRPELLERSRHLLLFPDLINYFLTGEMASEFTNATTTQLFNPRLGTWAYDLIDRLGLPKDLFLPVVPPLRKLGSVRKKLVTGTAAGRMDVVNVGEHDTASAVLAVPYETDDFVYISSGTWSLVGVLSNEPIITDLTRIHNFTNEGGVGGVYRLLKNVMGLWILQEVRRMFLRSGVNCDFVDLMQAAKEAPALKTLFDPDAVDFLAPEDMIAAIQDYSRRTGQPVPDSPGEISRAVLESLALKYRWVIERLEEITGKSLPIIHIVGGGVKNTVLCQWTADATNRIVIAGPVEATVIGNLCAQLIASNELSGISDIPALVDRSFEKKVYRPTSQREGWDAAYERFVRLLKMHHSLQSDSELANSAHDT, encoded by the coding sequence ATGGCCATTTGGCGCGGATTCGCGGTGGACCTGGGTGCGAGCAACGGGCGTACCGTCATCGGCGAGTACGACGGGGAACGGCTTTTCCTGCGTGAGATCAAACGTTTCCAGAACCATCCTGTCGGGCTTGGTGACACGCTGTACTGGGATTTTCTGAACTTGTTCAGCGAGATTCAGGAGAGCCTCGTCAAGGCCTGCAGCGAGGGGCTGATCCCTTCAACCGTTGGCGTGGATACGTGGGGTGTTGATTTTGGTCTTATCGACGAATACGGCGAGCTGGTTGCCAATCCGCGTCACTATCGTAATCCCCAGCACGGTTCAGTGCTCGACGAAGTTTTCGCCCGGGTTCCCGCGAAATCGCTGTACGAACAGACCGGGATTCAAATACTTCAGATCAATACCGTTTTTCAATTGAAGTATCTCTGCCTCCATCGTCCTGAACTCCTGGAACGCAGCCGTCACCTGCTGCTCTTTCCGGATCTCATCAACTACTTTTTAACGGGGGAGATGGCCAGCGAGTTCACGAATGCCACGACCACGCAGCTCTTCAATCCCAGACTCGGGACGTGGGCGTATGATCTGATCGACAGACTGGGTCTTCCAAAAGATCTGTTCTTACCGGTCGTTCCACCCTTACGGAAGCTGGGGTCCGTCCGCAAGAAACTGGTGACCGGAACGGCTGCAGGGAGAATGGACGTGGTCAATGTTGGTGAGCACGACACCGCATCAGCGGTGCTTGCCGTTCCGTATGAGACGGATGACTTTGTGTACATCTCAAGCGGTACATGGTCTTTGGTCGGCGTTTTGTCGAACGAACCGATCATCACGGATTTGACGAGGATTCATAACTTCACAAACGAAGGCGGCGTCGGCGGAGTGTACCGACTGTTAAAAAATGTGATGGGTTTGTGGATTCTGCAGGAAGTTCGGCGTATGTTCCTCCGGTCGGGAGTGAACTGCGATTTTGTCGATTTGATGCAGGCCGCAAAAGAAGCGCCTGCGCTGAAGACGCTGTTTGATCCGGATGCGGTTGATTTTCTGGCGCCGGAGGATATGATTGCAGCCATTCAGGATTACAGCAGACGAACAGGTCAACCTGTTCCGGATAGTCCTGGTGAGATCAGCCGCGCCGTCTTGGAAAGCTTGGCTTTGAAGTACCGCTGGGTGATTGAGCGGCTTGAGGAGATCACGGGGAAATCCTTGCCAATCATTCACATTGTCGGAGGCGGTGTAAAAAACACTGTCTTATGCCAGTGGACGGCGGATGCAACGAACCGGATCGTGATCGCGGGGCCTGTCGAAGCGACGGTGATTGGAAACCTATGCGCGCAATTGATCGCGTCCAACGAACTTTCCGGTATCTCAGATATTCCCGCGTTGGTGGATCGTTCCTTCGAGAAGAAGGTCTACCGACCGACCTCGCAGCGGGAAGGATGGGATGCGGCTTACGAAAGGTTTGTCCGGCTCCTGAAGATGCACCATTCACTTCAATCGGATTCTGAGTTGGCGAATTCCGCGCACGATACCTGA